The Sediminispirochaeta bajacaliforniensis DSM 16054 genome contains a region encoding:
- a CDS encoding ABC transporter substrate-binding protein encodes MKRSQHSATGVAAILFFCIVSFAVGAQEQYTVTDMRGKSITLPKELERIATIDDGFVEAVMTHLGVIDKVVAIGSWSMKRDYTYSFVTGSGEHYTYSKGWNTMKYLHPWLNDLPCINSPQGNILSYETLAQSNPQLVILRVGDCTVGSGNREAVEKTISTIEAMGFPLLVLYSPSWYRNSDLTSMNEEMAVLGRLFHQEDKARALAAYLRSTIDLIQERTQAIPESKKSRLLMLGLNPNIRTKGGTGSVWGIDTPESYIIESIAHAKNAFRENGRGKILNIEQIYALDPDVIILPTSNGYHPPREILEGPDFSLLSELRAIKNRRVCAMPWTPMNCSRRVEYPLDMLIIAKAAYPELFSDIKIHEVALQFYKDVYHVDDATARGLRSAQWLDWTVENDF; translated from the coding sequence ATGAAGCGTAGCCAACATTCGGCCACCGGCGTAGCGGCCATCCTTTTTTTCTGTATTGTGAGTTTCGCAGTCGGTGCCCAAGAACAGTACACCGTAACGGATATGAGGGGCAAGAGTATCACCCTACCCAAGGAGCTGGAGCGCATCGCTACCATCGACGACGGTTTTGTTGAGGCGGTTATGACCCACCTTGGGGTCATCGATAAGGTTGTGGCCATCGGTTCCTGGTCCATGAAACGGGACTATACCTATAGCTTCGTCACCGGTTCAGGAGAGCATTACACCTATTCAAAAGGGTGGAACACCATGAAGTATCTCCACCCCTGGCTCAACGATCTTCCCTGTATCAATTCGCCCCAAGGCAATATTCTCAGTTATGAGACCCTTGCACAAAGTAATCCCCAGCTGGTAATTCTGCGGGTCGGCGACTGCACGGTGGGTAGCGGGAATAGGGAGGCCGTAGAAAAAACCATCTCCACCATCGAAGCAATGGGCTTTCCCCTTTTGGTTCTCTACTCACCCAGCTGGTATCGGAATTCTGATCTGACCAGCATGAACGAAGAGATGGCAGTGCTTGGTCGCCTTTTTCACCAGGAAGACAAGGCAAGGGCCCTGGCCGCCTATCTTCGCTCCACCATCGACCTTATACAAGAAAGAACCCAAGCCATCCCCGAGAGCAAGAAATCCCGCCTCCTCATGCTAGGGCTGAATCCCAATATAAGGACAAAGGGGGGAACAGGATCGGTGTGGGGAATAGATACGCCGGAGTCCTATATCATCGAATCCATCGCTCACGCAAAAAATGCCTTTCGGGAAAACGGCAGGGGAAAGATCCTCAATATTGAACAGATATACGCCCTTGATCCCGACGTGATCATTCTGCCTACATCCAACGGTTATCATCCGCCCAGGGAGATCCTTGAGGGCCCCGACTTTAGCCTTCTTTCGGAGCTGCGGGCCATCAAAAACAGGAGGGTCTGCGCCATGCCCTGGACCCCGATGAACTGCTCACGCAGGGTCGAATATCCCCTCGATATGTTGATCATCGCGAAAGCAGCCTACCCCGAACTCTTCAGCGATATCAAGATTCATGAAGTCGCTCTGCAATTCTACAAGGATGTCTACCACGTCGATGATGCAACGGCCCGGGGTCTACGCTCAGCCCAGTGGCTCGACTGGACCGTAGAAAATGACTTCTAA
- a CDS encoding class I SAM-dependent methyltransferase, whose product MVEQFDWAKLWIEAQKRNIASGRRGECWLAWDDEGSAREYRIRSSQQEATQKRIKEICNLAKRDWNVLDIGAGPGTLAVPLSRSVAHITAVEPASGMAAVLEEEIANRGITNVTIIRKRWDDIDAIADLRPPYELCIASFSLGMLDVSTSIKQMMAVTKRHIVIYWHAGLQPWDRDAIELWPLLHGRPYDPIPKSDIVFNLLYSMGIYPDIRVTRSHGTMVFGSLEEALEQYSARFHAHSREKRAILIDFLKRRTIPDGKRLVMSRNHVGMRISWNMEDYHEA is encoded by the coding sequence ATGGTTGAACAATTCGACTGGGCTAAGCTATGGATAGAGGCGCAGAAACGAAATATCGCATCGGGTCGCAGGGGCGAGTGCTGGCTGGCATGGGACGATGAAGGATCGGCACGCGAGTACCGGATACGCTCGTCGCAGCAAGAAGCGACACAGAAACGTATCAAAGAAATCTGCAATCTTGCGAAACGTGATTGGAATGTTCTGGATATAGGAGCCGGTCCGGGAACCCTTGCGGTGCCGCTCTCCAGGTCGGTCGCCCACATAACGGCCGTGGAACCGGCATCGGGCATGGCAGCGGTATTGGAAGAGGAGATCGCCAACAGAGGCATCACCAATGTCACGATTATCAGAAAGCGTTGGGACGATATCGACGCGATCGCGGATCTAAGGCCGCCCTATGAGCTCTGCATTGCTTCCTTTTCTCTCGGAATGCTTGACGTAAGTACAAGCATCAAACAGATGATGGCCGTAACGAAGCGCCACATCGTCATCTACTGGCACGCAGGGCTGCAACCCTGGGATCGTGATGCCATCGAGTTGTGGCCCCTCCTCCATGGTCGTCCCTACGATCCTATTCCTAAGAGCGACATTGTCTTCAATCTCCTCTATTCCATGGGGATCTACCCGGACATACGGGTTACAAGGAGCCACGGAACTATGGTATTCGGCTCTCTTGAGGAGGCTTTGGAACAATATAGCGCCCGCTTTCATGCACACAGTCGCGAAAAGCGGGCAATACTCATTGATTTTCTAAAACGACGAACAATACCCGACGGGAAACGTCTGGTCATGTCCCGCAACCATGTCGGTATGCGGATATCTTGGAACATGGAGGATTATCATGAAGCGTAG
- the larB gene encoding nickel pincer cofactor biosynthesis protein LarB, with translation MTERERETSTETILRSVQEGKLSVPKAARLLSGGVTTDLGFAVIDADRSQRTGYPEVVYCKGKRVEQAEAIMVGMRDAGLPVLGTRASRELAERIGNRFPEAVYEEEGATLTIGSLIDPDEREGLVAVVAAGTSDRPVACEALRTAEFFGSRTLFINDVGVAGIHRLFARIEEIRQARVVVTVAGMEGALASVVAGLVAVPVIAVPTSVGYGASFGGLSALLGMLSACAPGISVVNIDNGFGAGYQANLINRQKVKHG, from the coding sequence GTGACGGAGAGGGAGCGAGAAACATCAACCGAAACGATTTTACGCTCGGTACAAGAGGGAAAACTCTCCGTACCGAAGGCGGCAAGGCTTCTTTCAGGTGGCGTCACGACGGACTTGGGCTTTGCGGTGATCGATGCCGACAGAAGCCAACGCACCGGCTACCCCGAAGTGGTCTACTGCAAAGGGAAACGTGTCGAACAGGCCGAAGCGATTATGGTCGGAATGAGGGATGCAGGCTTGCCGGTTCTGGGGACCAGGGCCAGTCGAGAGCTTGCGGAAAGAATCGGCAACCGCTTCCCCGAAGCGGTATACGAGGAAGAAGGAGCCACGCTCACTATCGGCAGCCTTATCGATCCCGACGAACGGGAGGGCTTGGTTGCCGTGGTCGCTGCCGGGACCTCCGATCGCCCGGTCGCCTGCGAAGCACTCAGGACCGCGGAATTCTTCGGCAGCAGGACCCTGTTCATTAACGATGTGGGGGTCGCGGGAATCCACCGTCTCTTTGCACGCATAGAAGAGATACGGCAGGCCAGGGTCGTCGTTACCGTGGCGGGAATGGAGGGGGCCCTGGCCAGTGTCGTCGCAGGGCTTGTGGCAGTACCGGTCATTGCCGTTCCCACCAGCGTCGGCTACGGCGCCTCTTTCGGCGGATTGTCGGCCCTCCTGGGCATGCTCTCGGCCTGTGCTCCGGGAATCTCCGTAGTCAATATCGACAACGGCTTCGGAGCAGGCTACCAGGCAAACCTCATCAACCGGCAAAAGGTGAAGCATGGTTGA
- the larC gene encoding nickel pincer cofactor biosynthesis protein LarC, giving the protein HEHHDHEHHDHEHHDHEHHDHEHHHHHSHTTWKEIRSLIESSSIPEGAKKRAIDIFSRIAEAEAQVHGKSVEDVAFHEVGAVDSIIDIVGAAVCLDILAPERITSSPIELGGGTVECAHGILPVPAPATQLLCKGLPVKTGGFDHEMTTPTGAAILASCVDEFIANGSFTEIRTGYGIGTRKLKKPNILRVSWREEVSKDKTTASSDSDPWLTEDLIQIDTNIDDMDGEAMGHFMQSLFDAGALDVTFTPCVMKKSRPGTIVSILTDENHADALRRCLFTGSTTIGFRETAVTRRFLRRQEHIVTGSFGTAHAKTSFFGEQALRTKIEFEDRLRVAREQGITLREAEQLIAGELEK; this is encoded by the coding sequence CCATGAGCATCACGACCATGAGCATCACGACCATGAGCATCACGACCATGAGCATCACGACCATGAGCATCACCATCATCACAGCCACACCACATGGAAGGAAATTCGCTCACTCATCGAGTCATCGAGCATCCCCGAAGGAGCAAAAAAACGTGCCATCGATATCTTTTCACGAATAGCGGAAGCGGAAGCTCAGGTACATGGTAAAAGCGTTGAGGATGTGGCTTTTCATGAGGTGGGTGCCGTCGACTCGATCATCGATATTGTCGGTGCGGCCGTCTGCCTGGATATCCTTGCTCCTGAACGGATTACCTCTTCACCCATCGAACTTGGCGGAGGGACGGTCGAGTGTGCCCACGGTATTCTACCGGTCCCGGCACCTGCCACCCAGCTTTTGTGTAAGGGGCTGCCGGTGAAAACCGGTGGCTTCGATCATGAGATGACTACTCCCACAGGTGCCGCGATCCTGGCTTCTTGTGTGGACGAGTTTATCGCGAACGGTAGTTTCACCGAGATACGAACGGGGTACGGCATCGGAACCCGGAAACTGAAAAAGCCGAATATTCTTCGGGTTTCCTGGAGGGAAGAAGTTTCAAAGGATAAGACAACGGCCTCTTCGGATAGCGATCCCTGGTTGACCGAAGATCTCATCCAAATCGATACGAACATCGACGACATGGACGGCGAAGCCATGGGGCATTTCATGCAAAGCCTTTTCGATGCCGGAGCCCTGGATGTAACCTTCACCCCCTGTGTGATGAAGAAGTCCCGACCCGGGACAATCGTCTCGATTCTCACCGATGAGAATCATGCCGATGCTTTGCGACGTTGCCTCTTCACCGGCTCTACAACAATCGGTTTCCGGGAAACGGCGGTGACTCGCCGCTTCCTACGCCGCCAAGAACATATCGTGACCGGAAGTTTCGGAACGGCCCACGCAAAAACCTCTTTTTTCGGTGAGCAGGCCTTACGAACGAAGATCGAGTTCGAAGATCGGCTCCGTGTCGCCCGAGAGCAGGGCATCACCCTCAGGGAGGCTGAGCAGCTGATTGCCGGGGAGCTTGAAAAGTGA
- the larC gene encoding nickel insertion protein produces the protein MKTLHFDCFAGISGDMTLGAFVDLGVDPRRIRSELEKLGVDHWSLDFHRDERCGITGTHAVVKDLNDHHEHGHEHHDHEHHDHEHHDHEHHDHEHH, from the coding sequence ATGAAAACCCTACATTTTGACTGTTTCGCCGGGATTTCCGGTGATATGACCTTGGGAGCCTTTGTCGATCTGGGAGTCGATCCCCGGCGCATACGAAGCGAGCTGGAGAAACTCGGTGTGGATCACTGGAGTCTCGATTTTCACCGTGACGAACGCTGCGGCATCACTGGCACCCATGCCGTGGTGAAAGACCTGAATGATCACCACGAGCATGGCCATGAGCATCACGACCATGAGCATCACGACCATGAGCATCACGACCATGAGCATCACGACCATGAGCATCAC
- the larE gene encoding ATP-dependent sacrificial sulfur transferase LarE, with protein sequence MGNFHRLSGYCAGGEAGRMTIQDKYNKLLEHISAYGRVAIAFSGGVDSTFLCRAAMEASCLRPIAISLISPFIPQREVEEAKDLAKKIGIEHVCIQAKLLSETVAANPKDRCYHCKTIVFTALLQTAADYGIDTILDGSNADDRYDYRPGMRALAELGIHSPLLEIGLDKNEIRELSKILHLPTWDKPSFACLASRIPYGDRIDTEKLKKIEEAEAFLRKIGFHQYRVRVHGDIARIEVAPDERLQFFNEERLDEISTALKRIGFLYVAFELSGYRSGSMNRTIDNEHDNIKY encoded by the coding sequence TTGGGAAATTTTCACCGCCTCTCCGGCTACTGCGCCGGGGGAGAAGCGGGAAGAATGACAATACAGGATAAATATAACAAGCTGCTGGAACATATTTCCGCCTATGGAAGGGTCGCGATCGCCTTTTCCGGCGGTGTCGATAGTACCTTCCTGTGCCGGGCGGCAATGGAAGCATCGTGCCTGCGACCCATTGCCATAAGCCTTATATCACCCTTTATCCCCCAACGTGAGGTGGAGGAGGCAAAGGATCTTGCAAAAAAAATCGGTATCGAACATGTCTGCATCCAAGCCAAGCTGCTTTCAGAAACGGTCGCTGCCAATCCCAAGGATCGCTGTTACCACTGTAAAACAATCGTCTTTACCGCGCTTCTCCAAACAGCGGCCGACTACGGCATCGACACTATCCTGGATGGTTCAAATGCCGACGACCGCTACGACTATCGTCCGGGTATGCGAGCCCTGGCAGAACTTGGAATCCACAGCCCGCTTTTGGAGATTGGGCTCGACAAGAACGAGATACGTGAACTTTCGAAAATTCTGCACCTCCCGACTTGGGACAAACCATCCTTTGCCTGCCTGGCATCTCGTATCCCCTATGGAGATCGAATCGACACGGAAAAACTCAAAAAGATCGAGGAAGCGGAGGCGTTCCTGCGGAAAATCGGCTTTCACCAATATAGGGTACGGGTTCACGGCGACATTGCACGTATCGAGGTGGCCCCGGATGAGCGACTACAGTTCTTCAATGAAGAGCGGCTGGACGAGATTTCAACAGCCTTGAAGCGGATTGGGTTTCTTTACGTCGCTTTCGAGTTATCGGGCTATCGGAGCGGCAGCATGAATAGGACCATCGATAACGAACATGACAATATAAAGTACTAA
- a CDS encoding DUF3842 family protein: MKIAVIDGQGGGVGKAIVQALKPHLAEIDELLALGTNATATVTMLKSGASIGATGENAIIYNAPRVDIIAGPIGIIIANALYGEISPKIASAVAESSATKVLIPIDRCRLIIPGASSRTLQTNIKDAVEQIITLMSEDPS, translated from the coding sequence ATGAAAATAGCGGTTATCGATGGACAAGGCGGGGGCGTGGGAAAGGCTATTGTACAGGCGCTAAAACCACATCTTGCTGAAATCGACGAATTGCTTGCACTTGGAACCAATGCAACGGCAACCGTTACCATGCTGAAATCGGGAGCTTCGATAGGGGCAACCGGAGAGAATGCAATCATCTACAACGCCCCACGGGTCGACATTATCGCCGGTCCCATCGGTATCATCATTGCAAATGCATTGTACGGAGAAATCAGCCCGAAAATCGCAAGTGCTGTTGCGGAGAGTTCGGCTACAAAGGTTTTGATTCCCATCGATCGATGCAGGCTTATCATTCCCGGAGCCTCGTCCCGGACCTTACAGACCAATATAAAAGATGCCGTGGAGCAGATCATCACCTTGATGTCGGAAGACCCAAGTTAG